In the Verrucomicrobiia bacterium genome, one interval contains:
- a CDS encoding glycoside hydrolase family 1 protein, translating into MSQKQLPLQFPKKFLWGTSVSAHQVEGGTDNQWTRWELENAKSLAKQAEYKQTWLPRWDEIQQQATNPDNYISGKAVDHFHNYEEDFRLLKKMHMNAFRFSIEWSRIEPEEGKWSPEGITFYKEYIAALKAKEIEPIMTLFHFTLPAWFEEKGGFEKRANNKYFVRFAEKVLSELGQHVRYVITMNEPEVYVYQGWRDGSWPPNKTSKWPALKVYLNLVAAHKKVAKLAHGMSRRFKVGLSTNAAHHYPGDDAWLTRLTAQLAQKGDDLFLRLTRRHLDWIGLNYYFANRYYGYRAHNPEDKLSDLGWAMEPDKIQDVVERLYVNFGVPIMITENGLADEKDEHRQWWITQTLLALHKAQASGVKLLGYLHWSLLDNFEWAYGKWPRFGLFAVDYKTGARTPRKSAAWFALVVKRLRDKK; encoded by the coding sequence ATGAGCCAGAAACAATTACCGTTACAATTTCCTAAAAAATTCTTATGGGGCACGTCAGTTAGCGCCCATCAAGTTGAAGGCGGCACAGACAATCAATGGACCCGTTGGGAACTCGAGAATGCCAAGAGCCTGGCAAAACAGGCCGAATATAAACAAACCTGGTTGCCACGGTGGGACGAAATACAGCAACAGGCAACTAATCCTGACAATTACATATCTGGCAAAGCTGTTGATCACTTTCATAACTATGAAGAAGATTTCAGACTGCTAAAGAAAATGCACATGAATGCCTTCCGTTTTAGTATTGAATGGTCACGGATCGAACCAGAAGAAGGCAAGTGGAGCCCGGAAGGTATTACTTTTTATAAAGAATATATTGCCGCGCTAAAAGCCAAAGAAATCGAACCGATCATGACGTTATTTCATTTTACGTTACCGGCATGGTTCGAAGAAAAAGGGGGGTTTGAAAAACGGGCTAACAATAAATATTTTGTTCGGTTTGCTGAAAAAGTACTGAGCGAACTGGGCCAACACGTGCGCTATGTGATCACGATGAACGAACCCGAGGTATATGTGTACCAGGGGTGGCGCGATGGGTCATGGCCGCCCAATAAAACCAGCAAGTGGCCGGCACTAAAAGTGTATCTGAACTTGGTGGCAGCGCATAAAAAAGTTGCTAAGCTCGCGCATGGTATGAGCCGGCGGTTTAAGGTAGGCTTGAGTACAAATGCCGCTCACCATTACCCAGGTGATGACGCCTGGCTCACGCGGCTGACAGCACAGCTCGCACAGAAAGGCGATGATCTTTTCTTACGGCTGACGCGTCGGCATCTTGATTGGATTGGTCTGAACTACTATTTTGCGAATCGCTATTACGGCTACCGAGCACACAACCCCGAAGACAAGCTAAGCGATCTAGGCTGGGCGATGGAACCCGACAAGATTCAGGACGTCGTGGAACGCTTGTATGTCAATTTTGGTGTGCCAATTATGATTACTGAAAATGGCCTGGCCGACGAAAAAGATGAGCATCGACAGTGGTGGATTACCCAAACGTTGCTTGCCCTACATAAAGCACAGGCTAGTGGCGTTAAGCTGCTTGGTTACCTGCATTGGAGCTTGCTGGATAATTTTGAATGGGCGTATGGCAAATGGCCACGATTTGGTTTATTTGCGGTTGACTACAAAACTGGCGCGCGGACGCCACGTAAAAGCGCGGCCTGGTTTGCGCTTGTAGTCAAGCGATTGAGGGATAAAAAATAA
- a CDS encoding putative peptidoglycan glycosyltransferase FtsW, protein MRQRLEKAKQTATTLVRRHRPDYQIILFMGVLMLLGLVVLYSISTARVEFINTSGSSLDQAHFMQRQLLYLLAGLVGFAVAASVPLRIWQKYASKILLLSFAACVLLAITGALEIWPALCTSGACRWFDVGFGTFQPAELVKFGLLLFLAGFLGRKMAQGKVNSLSDTLIPLGVIVGLAAFFIVVLQKDMGTGIAVFGLVITMLFMAGLNRRNGLLVGGALLALSVVMIIIAPHRLERVATFLDPSRDTRDSSYHIRQAKIAIGSGGLFGVGLGQGVQAFGYLPEAVNDSIFAVMGEVFGFVGLVATLALFVVLLLRILMITDRLHDPPMKLLAAGVFGWVGTHTVVNIGAMIGIFPLTGVTLPLLSFGGTSLLFIMMALGLVFQVSRYTSHVKDKGDDNENSYGRRGVGRTRHASSSRY, encoded by the coding sequence ATGCGGCAGCGGCTTGAAAAAGCAAAGCAAACCGCCACAACTTTAGTTCGGCGGCATCGGCCAGATTACCAGATTATTCTTTTTATGGGAGTGCTAATGCTGCTCGGTTTGGTGGTGCTGTATTCAATTAGCACCGCTCGGGTGGAATTTATTAATACTTCGGGCAGCTCGCTCGACCAAGCGCACTTTATGCAGCGCCAACTGCTTTACCTGCTGGCGGGGCTGGTGGGCTTTGCGGTGGCGGCTTCGGTACCGCTGCGGATTTGGCAAAAATACGCCAGTAAAATTCTCCTCCTTAGTTTTGCGGCCTGCGTGTTGCTGGCGATAACCGGTGCCTTAGAGATTTGGCCGGCGCTCTGTACATCTGGTGCTTGTCGTTGGTTCGATGTCGGTTTCGGTACCTTTCAGCCCGCCGAGTTGGTGAAATTTGGCCTACTTTTGTTTTTGGCTGGTTTTTTGGGGCGAAAAATGGCCCAAGGGAAGGTGAATAGTCTATCAGATACGCTTATTCCACTTGGGGTGATTGTCGGGCTTGCAGCTTTCTTTATTGTGGTACTGCAAAAGGATATGGGGACAGGCATTGCAGTGTTCGGATTGGTGATAACTATGCTATTTATGGCGGGCCTCAATAGGCGCAACGGATTATTAGTTGGTGGGGCGCTGCTGGCTTTGAGCGTGGTGATGATTATCATAGCGCCGCATAGGCTAGAGCGGGTGGCGACTTTTCTTGATCCTTCGCGCGATACCCGCGATTCGAGCTACCATATTCGTCAGGCCAAAATTGCTATTGGCAGTGGGGGATTGTTTGGCGTAGGGCTAGGCCAAGGGGTGCAGGCGTTTGGTTATTTACCAGAGGCGGTCAACGACTCAATCTTTGCGGTGATGGGGGAGGTGTTTGGGTTTGTCGGGCTGGTGGCAACACTGGCGTTATTCGTGGTATTGTTACTAAGAATCCTCATGATAACCGATCGGCTGCATGATCCACCGATGAAGTTGTTGGCGGCTGGTGTATTTGGTTGGGTCGGGACACATACGGTGGTGAATATTGGCGCGATGATTGGCATTTTTCCGCTGACGGGCGTTACGCTACCGCTGCTTAGTTTTGGCGGTACCAGCTTGCTATTTATTATGATGGCGCTGGGGTTGGTATTTCAGGTGTCGCGCTACACGTCGCATGTAAAAGACAAAGGAGATGATAATGAAAATTCTTACGGTCGGCGGGGGGTCGGGCGGACACGTCACGCCAGTAGCAGCCGTTATTAA
- a CDS encoding UDP-N-acetylglucosamine--N-acetylmuramyl-(pentapeptide) pyrophosphoryl-undecaprenol N-acetylglucosamine transferase gives MKILTVGGGSGGHVTPVAAVINELKTQQRDVEVQFWCDKRFGQQARNIMKHVLVEVTVKTVVAGKLRRYHGVSLWRQALDLPTVIKNTTDVFKILVGFIQSFTRMLFWRPDVVFMKGGFVCLPVGFAAHILRIPLIIHDSDTLPGLTNRVLARYASRILTGAPLENYSYSSERAEYVGIPVDAEFYPRNDDDKRRIKKELHLDPDLPLLVVTGGGLGALRINQALLAIAPMLKGIASVVHIAGARDVEMVKQRAPKDSAYKVFGFVSEGMPQLFGAADVVITRAGANTLQELAASAAPTIIIPNGFLTGGHQLKNAAVFERAGAAIVLDEPAMADYPEILFDAISALLESPDKRQQLAAAIHSFARPDAAKKSASVIIKTAKKHRR, from the coding sequence ATGAAAATTCTTACGGTCGGCGGGGGGTCGGGCGGACACGTCACGCCAGTAGCAGCCGTTATTAACGAACTGAAGACCCAGCAACGAGACGTTGAGGTACAGTTTTGGTGCGATAAACGCTTCGGCCAGCAGGCGCGAAACATCATGAAGCATGTGCTGGTGGAAGTGACGGTCAAAACAGTGGTAGCCGGTAAATTACGGCGCTATCACGGGGTGTCGCTGTGGCGGCAAGCACTCGATTTACCAACGGTAATAAAAAATACCACTGATGTGTTTAAAATTCTGGTCGGTTTTATCCAAAGTTTTACCAGAATGCTATTTTGGCGGCCAGATGTCGTGTTTATGAAGGGGGGGTTTGTTTGCTTGCCCGTCGGTTTTGCGGCGCACATATTACGCATTCCGCTAATTATTCACGATTCAGATACGCTTCCGGGGCTCACAAATAGGGTGCTTGCCCGCTATGCCTCACGTATTTTAACGGGTGCGCCGTTAGAAAATTACTCATATTCTTCAGAACGCGCCGAATATGTAGGCATTCCGGTTGATGCCGAATTTTACCCCCGAAACGATGACGATAAACGGCGTATTAAAAAGGAGCTACATCTCGACCCAGACCTACCGCTATTAGTAGTAACCGGCGGGGGGTTGGGTGCGCTCCGCATAAACCAAGCGTTATTAGCGATTGCACCGATGTTGAAGGGCATAGCCAGCGTGGTACATATTGCCGGCGCGCGAGACGTCGAAATGGTAAAACAGCGAGCGCCCAAAGACAGCGCTTACAAAGTGTTTGGCTTTGTATCTGAAGGCATGCCGCAATTATTCGGAGCAGCTGATGTAGTGATTACCCGAGCAGGGGCGAACACCCTACAGGAGCTCGCGGCCAGCGCGGCACCGACCATCATTATTCCTAATGGGTTTTTAACCGGCGGACATCAGCTAAAAAATGCCGCCGTGTTTGAGCGCGCAGGGGCCGCCATAGTGCTTGATGAACCAGCCATGGCTGATTACCCGGAAATTTTATTCGATGCGATCAGTGCGCTGCTTGAAAGCCCAGACAAGCGACAACAACTAGCGGCCGCTATACATTCATTTGCACGACCAGATGCTGCAAAAAAAAGCGCAAGTGTTATTATTAAGACAGCTAAAAAACATAGGCGCTAA
- a CDS encoding penicillin-binding protein 2 yields the protein MSLSFQKSSRSRVLATGLLVLVVIFVGQLFNLQILQHAHYREEAEKEQVARLTIPAKRGKVYAHDGQNLVPLVLNEPVYTAYADPHEVEDPRKISEVIRRIAGGTVVKDFEDGLTSKQSRYTVLARQLTRKQAELLKKEEIAGVGLQESDRRVYPEGSLAAQLLGYVNSEGKGQYGIEEAANDRLKGEDGLLQAVTDVRRIPLTIGREDIRKPAKNGDDLVLTIDRNIQAYAETALEVGLKRAGATKGSVIVMDPKTAAVKAMANFPTYNPEKYYEVEDYRLFQNNVVSEPYEAGSVIKALTVGVGLDTGVVTPHTTFNNPGFVKVEDRIIRNVEEDPISPAATMTDILQYSLNTGVVFIMQQLGDGSYNRKARNVIYDYFTNHYMFGKKTGIEQAAESRGVVIPPTDVQGNNVRYANMTFGQGMDLTMVQVAAAFSAAVNGGTYYKPHLIAGTRSADGAVKQETPKVVKQNVLKPEVSTTLRDMIYRARQAGVLGGNDRGYFVGGKTGTSEIIDPATGRYTDANSIGSYVGFGGDTEPKYVIMVQVKDSKLPGYAGTTAAGPIFTDISNWMIDYMKLKARGN from the coding sequence ATGAGTCTTAGTTTTCAGAAGAGTAGTCGATCAAGGGTCCTGGCAACAGGACTGCTTGTGTTAGTGGTGATTTTTGTCGGCCAGCTGTTTAATTTACAGATTCTTCAACACGCCCATTACCGAGAAGAGGCTGAAAAAGAGCAGGTGGCTCGGCTCACAATTCCCGCTAAACGGGGCAAAGTTTATGCGCATGATGGCCAGAATTTGGTGCCATTAGTGCTCAATGAGCCGGTGTATACAGCGTATGCCGACCCGCACGAAGTGGAAGACCCGCGTAAAATTAGTGAAGTCATACGAAGAATTGCCGGCGGCACGGTGGTAAAAGATTTTGAAGACGGCTTAACTAGCAAGCAGTCTCGCTACACGGTGCTGGCGCGCCAATTGACCCGTAAACAAGCTGAGCTTCTAAAAAAAGAAGAGATAGCCGGTGTTGGTTTGCAAGAAAGTGATCGGCGCGTGTATCCAGAAGGCAGTTTAGCGGCCCAATTGCTTGGGTATGTTAACAGTGAGGGTAAAGGGCAGTATGGCATTGAAGAGGCTGCTAACGACCGCCTTAAGGGCGAAGACGGCTTACTGCAAGCTGTAACTGATGTGCGCCGTATTCCGCTAACTATTGGTCGTGAAGACATCCGAAAGCCAGCTAAAAATGGCGATGATCTAGTGTTGACCATCGACCGCAATATTCAGGCCTATGCTGAAACCGCCCTTGAAGTCGGATTAAAACGCGCAGGGGCAACAAAAGGCAGCGTTATTGTGATGGATCCGAAAACCGCAGCGGTGAAGGCGATGGCTAATTTCCCGACTTATAATCCAGAAAAATATTACGAAGTTGAAGATTATCGGCTGTTTCAAAACAATGTAGTTAGCGAGCCGTATGAAGCTGGGTCGGTCATCAAGGCACTGACAGTTGGTGTAGGCCTCGATACGGGCGTAGTAACTCCACACACCACTTTCAATAATCCAGGCTTCGTAAAGGTAGAAGATAGAATCATACGGAACGTCGAAGAAGATCCAATCAGCCCGGCTGCCACGATGACTGATATCCTGCAGTACTCGTTGAATACAGGGGTAGTGTTTATCATGCAGCAGTTAGGCGACGGCAGCTACAACCGTAAGGCACGCAATGTTATTTACGATTACTTTACCAATCACTATATGTTTGGTAAGAAAACTGGTATCGAGCAGGCGGCAGAATCTCGCGGAGTGGTTATTCCACCAACTGATGTACAAGGTAACAATGTTCGGTACGCCAACATGACATTTGGGCAGGGGATGGACCTGACAATGGTGCAGGTAGCAGCCGCTTTTTCGGCAGCAGTCAATGGCGGTACCTACTACAAGCCACACTTGATTGCTGGCACACGGAGTGCCGATGGCGCAGTGAAGCAGGAAACGCCAAAAGTGGTAAAGCAAAATGTTTTGAAGCCAGAAGTTTCGACGACGCTGAGGGATATGATCTACCGGGCGCGGCAAGCAGGTGTGCTTGGGGGAAATGACCGCGGCTATTTTGTTGGTGGAAAAACGGGCACCTCAGAGATTATTGACCCGGCAACAGGGAGATACACCGATGCTAATTCAATTGGGAGCTACGTTGGGTTTGGTGGTGATACTGAGCCGAAGTATGTCATAATGGTGCAGGTAAAAGACTCAAAGCTTCCTGGCTATGCCGGTACGACAGCAGCAGGGCCAATTTTTACTGATATTTCTAACTGGATGATCGATTACATGAAACTGAAAGCGAGGGGAAACTAA
- the rsmH gene encoding 16S rRNA (cytosine(1402)-N(4))-methyltransferase RsmH: MRKQHPPQQLHIPVLLKSTLDVLQPQKGEKYLDLTAGYGGHARAFIAAIGDAHLATLVDRDEMAISELQPLAQQGARLLHTDFKTAAQQLVEAGETFDIVLVDLGVSSPQLDRAERGFSFQHNGPLDMRMDQREQLTAERLVNTFSKEQLVNIIVRYGEEPPRMAGRIAEAIIRSRPHHTTAELATVIAKTYRGGYHKIHPATRTFQALRIALNNELEQVESTLPLLPQLLTPGGRVGVISFHSLEDRLVKRYFAEADAAGYEAELKLLTKKPILGATDDVHNPRSRSAKLRAAVKIKI; the protein is encoded by the coding sequence ATGAGAAAACAACATCCACCACAACAACTCCACATTCCGGTCTTGCTTAAAAGTACGCTCGACGTGCTGCAGCCACAAAAGGGCGAGAAATACCTCGACCTTACTGCTGGCTATGGCGGTCATGCGCGTGCGTTCATTGCGGCAATTGGCGATGCTCATTTAGCGACGCTGGTTGATCGTGATGAGATGGCGATTTCCGAGCTGCAGCCTCTGGCGCAGCAAGGTGCGCGTCTTTTGCATACCGATTTTAAAACTGCCGCTCAGCAACTGGTTGAGGCCGGCGAAACATTTGATATTGTGCTTGTTGATTTGGGGGTGTCGTCACCGCAACTTGACAGAGCAGAGCGAGGGTTTTCCTTCCAACATAATGGACCGCTAGATATGCGTATGGACCAACGCGAACAGCTTACCGCTGAGCGCCTGGTAAATACGTTCTCAAAAGAGCAGCTAGTCAACATTATTGTTCGCTACGGTGAAGAACCGCCGCGTATGGCTGGGCGTATTGCCGAGGCCATTATTCGGTCGCGTCCGCACCATACAACAGCCGAACTCGCAACTGTTATTGCCAAGACTTATCGTGGCGGGTATCACAAGATACATCCGGCTACGCGTACCTTTCAAGCACTCCGGATTGCGCTCAATAACGAGCTCGAGCAAGTAGAGTCAACTTTGCCCTTATTGCCGCAGTTACTTACCCCTGGCGGCAGGGTAGGGGTGATTAGTTTCCATAGCCTAGAAGATAGGCTGGTAAAGCGATACTTCGCTGAAGCTGATGCCGCTGGGTATGAAGCCGAGCTCAAGTTACTGACGAAAAAACCAATCTTAGGTGCCACCGACGACGTTCACAATCCGCGTTCGCGAAGTGCAAAGCTTCGCGCCGCAGTGAAAATAAAAATATAA
- the mraY gene encoding phospho-N-acetylmuramoyl-pentapeptide-transferase, which yields MVDQLTIAEITEQLTKIFALSVGSFVLAMVLTPIYTAAAYRYKFWKQQRSTSTTGEQLKVFTKLHADKFKRHIPTMAGIVTVAAIGAITLLGNLDRQQTWLPLAALVGGGLVGLLDDIINIRGLGGGVKGLRSSMKFLMITLVALALAWFFFTKLGYTEVHVPFIGDIFLGVLIVPLFVFAVVATSNAVNISDGLDGLAGGLLATSYAVFAIIALLQGNFGIAGFCFTVLGALLSYLWFNIYPARFFMGDVGSFALGTALGVVAMLTDTLFLLPVIGLLFVLEAGSSLVQILSKKVLKRKIFLSAPLHHHLEAKGWPETKVTMRFWVIAQVLGSIGLLMALAGGHIK from the coding sequence GTGGTAGACCAGCTGACGATTGCTGAAATTACGGAGCAACTGACAAAAATATTTGCTTTGAGCGTTGGGTCGTTTGTACTGGCGATGGTCCTGACGCCTATTTACACCGCCGCGGCCTACCGCTATAAGTTTTGGAAACAACAGCGTAGCACTTCTACTACTGGTGAGCAGCTCAAGGTGTTTACAAAGCTGCACGCCGATAAATTTAAGCGGCACATACCCACAATGGCGGGTATTGTCACGGTGGCAGCCATCGGCGCGATCACTTTACTTGGTAATCTTGACCGTCAGCAGACGTGGTTACCGCTGGCAGCATTGGTTGGTGGTGGGTTAGTGGGGCTGCTTGACGATATTATTAATATTCGTGGCCTCGGCGGTGGAGTAAAGGGTTTGCGCTCAAGCATGAAGTTCTTGATGATTACGCTGGTTGCCCTAGCGCTGGCCTGGTTTTTCTTTACAAAACTTGGCTATACCGAAGTTCATGTGCCGTTTATTGGCGATATTTTCTTAGGTGTGTTAATTGTGCCACTGTTTGTATTTGCGGTGGTAGCCACCAGCAACGCGGTAAATATTAGTGACGGTCTCGACGGGCTCGCTGGGGGGCTGCTGGCGACGTCGTACGCTGTATTTGCAATTATTGCGCTGCTGCAGGGCAATTTTGGGATTGCCGGCTTTTGTTTCACGGTGCTCGGCGCGCTTTTGAGTTATTTGTGGTTTAATATTTATCCAGCGCGCTTTTTTATGGGCGATGTCGGCTCGTTTGCGCTGGGGACGGCACTTGGGGTAGTGGCTATGCTCACCGATACACTGTTCTTGCTGCCGGTGATTGGGCTATTGTTTGTGCTTGAAGCTGGCTCGAGCTTGGTGCAAATTCTCAGTAAAAAAGTGTTGAAACGAAAGATTTTTCTGTCGGCGCCGTTGCATCATCATTTAGAAGCCAAGGGCTGGCCAGAAACCAAAGTGACCATGCGATTTTGGGTGATTGCGCAAGTGCTCGGCAGCATTGGCTTATTGATGGCGCTAGCCGGAGGTCATATTAAGTAA
- a CDS encoding LssY C-terminal domain-containing protein, whose amino-acid sequence MFGLVFRLLWRLLVFIIAVVTAYATFFLLVPILDGKIPLLGILIIIYIWIAYVAIPGLMRVWRIAIKPNHIPLYATTSDGWPSDPVNIAVVCRSEKQLIRSMEAAGWTIADKVTLKSAVIMAWATIFNRPYPAAPFSSLYLFGRRQDIGFQIQEGTPPTPRHRHHIRLWRLSDEHQPHAHQSFWEKVFRGLVQGRREIWIGAATHDIGPFAIRMRNFQITHQIDSDTERERDFVISTLQAADKLRDTTIVTAGEQLAFRGQTFGVNIITDGTLKVVQLGQPLFSKLKK is encoded by the coding sequence ATGTTCGGACTCGTATTCCGCCTACTATGGCGGTTGTTGGTGTTTATTATTGCGGTTGTCACCGCGTACGCAACCTTTTTTCTGCTGGTGCCAATTTTAGATGGCAAGATTCCCCTGCTTGGTATTTTGATTATTATCTATATCTGGATTGCCTATGTGGCTATTCCTGGCTTAATGCGGGTGTGGCGAATTGCGATTAAACCGAATCATATTCCACTCTACGCCACCACCTCTGATGGTTGGCCGTCGGATCCGGTCAATATTGCTGTTGTATGCCGCTCTGAAAAGCAGCTGATCCGCAGCATGGAAGCCGCCGGTTGGACGATCGCCGATAAAGTGACCTTAAAATCGGCGGTTATTATGGCCTGGGCCACAATATTCAATCGCCCCTACCCTGCCGCTCCATTTAGTAGCCTGTATCTTTTTGGGCGACGCCAGGATATCGGTTTTCAGATCCAGGAAGGCACGCCGCCAACGCCCCGACACCGCCACCATATTCGTCTATGGCGGTTGTCCGACGAACATCAACCTCACGCTCATCAATCATTCTGGGAAAAGGTTTTTCGAGGTTTGGTGCAGGGTCGTCGTGAAATCTGGATTGGCGCTGCCACCCATGACATCGGGCCGTTTGCGATTCGTATGCGCAACTTCCAAATTACACACCAGATTGATAGCGATACTGAGCGCGAGCGTGATTTTGTTATTAGTACTCTGCAGGCAGCCGATAAGCTACGCGATACCACTATTGTAACTGCTGGCGAACAGCTAGCTTTCCGCGGGCAAACCTTTGGCGTCAATATCATTACTGATGGCACGCTCAAGGTAGTGCAACTGGGTCAGCCGCTATTTTCTAAATTAAAGAAATAA